CCAGATAGCGGAAGCTTCCTTCCTTGCGGCCCTCGCTAACGCTTACCTTGTATTGCTGCTCGTTCAAATAGAGAAACTGCTTAGACCATTTGGCGGCATTGTCCGCCTCCTCCGCTCCGTTTATCAGCTTGTATAGCGCCGGTAAAGAATATTGAATGCTGCTGCCGGGCAGAGCGTCCGCCTCCGCATTCCCGCTGCTGCCGAGCAGCTCTCCCGCCGTCCGGTTGATAAACAGAATCCGGTGTCGGTCATCAAGCGCGATAATGGCTCTGGCGTCATGGTCCAATATGTCCCTGTAAAACATCGTTTGCTCCTGGCCTTGCCGGTAAACGTCGTATACGCGCCTAACCTCCCGGAACATATCGCCCACCGATTCTTTGCCTGAGGTAATAAGAATGCCGTGATAGCCCATCTCTTGCGCGGCCCGGACCGTAACGGCATCCCCCAGCACGATCTGAACCTTATCGCCAAATGCCTGCCGCAGAGCGCCGCGAACCTCGGTTTGGTCGCTGATCTGGATAATCGGAATTTCAAAATCAAGCAGGCTGGACACCTCCGCAACCGCCTTGCATATATTCGGGAAGCCGATAATGGCTACCTTGGAATTCGTGCGGCGGATAAGCGTCAGCACCCGCAAAATATCGTACCCGGATACCGGAATGTCCACGACCGGCAGCGAGGAATGCTTGCGGATCAGATTTGCCGTACCGCCGCGGCTGATAATAATGTCGTAGCCCCGCTCTTCGGCTTGCTGGATAAGCGGAAGCGCTTCTTCCAAATCCGCTACTTCCACATCCATCCGAATCATCGTTTCTTCTTGCACCATTTCCAAAAGCAAATCCCGCAAACCTACATAAGGGGCTATAGCCAGAACTTTAATTTTCATCATAACACCTCATTATTCGTTTCAGTTTGAAACACTATGTCAGCATTATAATATAATTTAGGCTCTTACAGAAAGAAACGGAGCCCGCTTACCGCGCGGCTCCGTTTCTTTCCGTAATCTTCTTATATTGGATCCTCGAATTCCACACCGCCCGACGCTTTGCGAAGCGTCTTGATATCCTGAAGGGGAGGCTGGCCGAAAAGTCTTCGGTATTCCCGGTTGAACTGCGACGGGCTTTCATAACCTACCGTCAGCGCGGCTGTTGTTGCGCCTACCGGACCGCTCAGCATCAGGCGCCGCGCTTCCTGCAGACGCAGCTGCTTCTGATACTGCAAAGGCCCCATTGTAGTAATGGCTTTAAATTTATGATGAAGCCCGGACGTACTCATATTGCATGACTTCGCCAGCTCCTCGACCGTAAAGGAGTGGGTGTAATTTTCCTGGATCCAATGAATCGCCTTCGCTACCCCATCCGCCCGTTGGCCAAACAGTACTTTCTGCATAAATAAATGTCCAAAATCGCCTGACAGCAGGTTAAAAATCATTTCCTTCTTCAACAGCTCGGACAGAAACCGGGCTTCTTTCGGCTTGTCGATTAACTTCAGCAGCCGGTAAAAGATGTCCAGCAGATTGGCATCCGATTTGCCGATAAAGGCCGCGGAAGTCAAATCTTTTTCTTTTGACTCCGCAAGGATCTCAGCTTCTACGACGACGGAAGCAATCTCCTGCGTCGTGAAATCGACGCGCAGTCCGATATAAGGCTTCTCTTCGGTTGCTCCGACAACCTGGCCAAAAGCGGGGATATCCAGCAGAGATGCAACGTAATCCCCCGCGCTGTAATGAAAGATATCCTGACCGAGATACAGCTTTTTCTCCCCTTGGAGAATCAGACAAAAAGAAGGTGTCAATACGCCAGGACACCGCACCGTATCGCGACTGCGTTTAACGATGGACAGGAAAGGTACGATCGTTGAATTCCGCCCTTCTTCGAGCGTCATCCTCTCTGTCATTCCAATAAGCTGATCCAGCGTTTTTTTATGAATCGAAATACTTTTCCCTCCCGCTGAACGGGAATCCTTTGTTTGCTCCGTCATATCCGTTGATCCCTCCCGCCTTGTTCCTGATTATATAAGCATTCTTGGCGATTGGAAAGTAAAAGAACGACTGAATTGCAGCTTTAGGCAACTTTTAAGCAGGAACGATCTACTTCGCGCCGCCGATTCCATTCATAATAGCTTTCAGGAACACTAAGACGGAACAAGAAAGGAACATGAACAAATGCATCAGTCCAAATGGATTATTCTCACGATTATTATCGCGTGCCAGCTTATTGTTGTGCTTGACGCGTCCGTTATGGTAACGGCCATTCCCCAAATCGGAAAGACGCTTCACATGTCGACAACCAGCTTGACTTGGGTTCATAACAGCTATATTCTCGCCTTCGGCGGTTTCTTGCTGCTTGGTGCCCGGGCGGGAGATTTATTGGGGCGCAGACGAATGCTTAGCATAGGAATCGGGTTGTTCTCATTGACCTCATTCTTTGCAGGTATAGCGCCAACGGCTGAATTCTTGCTTATCTCGCGAGCCCTGCAAGGGTTTGCAGCCGCACTCGCCACGCCAGCTGCGCTGGCTTTGCTGTCTGCCACCTTTGTTGAAGCGAAGGAACGCTCCCGGGCGATATCCATGTACAGTGCCGTTTCGGCTGCGGGAGGAAGTATCGGACTCATTCTTGGCGGATTCTTCACCGATTTTGTCTCCTGGCGCTTCGGTATGTTTATTAATGTACCCATCGGAATTGTTTTGCTGTACCTGGTTCACAAATTTATTCAGCCAACAAACATCAGATCCGGCCGCTTTGATATTGGCGGCGCGCTGACCTCTGTTATCGGCATGTCATCCTTGGTCTACGGTTTGGTTCAAGCCGCGGATTACGGCTGGGGTAACCCTGCAACTTGGATTCCGCTGGCGGCCGGAATTATCCTGTTGGCGGTATTTGTTCTTATTGAATCCAAGGCGGCAGAGCCGATTATCCCGCTGCGATTATTTGCGAACCGCCAGCGTTCCGGGGCATACTTGGGAAGATTTCTGATGGTAGGCGGGAACTTTTCACTCTTTTTCTTCATCCCGCAATATTTGCAAAATGCCCTTGGGTTCAGCTCCTTTGAAGCAGGTCTTGCCTTCCTGCCGTTTACCGTTGCGCAGTTCGGAATGATGTACATTATCCCGGGACTGGTTCGGCGGTTTGGCAATGTCAAAGTGCTGTCTGCCGGTTTGGTCATTGCGATTATCGGCACTCTTCTGCTAAGCAGAATCGTTTCTGAGCAAACATCGTTCTTTCCGAATATATTTATCCTTCTCGCTATCATGGGTATCGGTGCCGGAATGGTATTCCAGCCGCTTACGGCAATGGGTCTTACCGGTGTGCAGCCACAAGACAGCGGTGCGGCTTCGGGTCTAGTCAATGTCGCCCATCAAAGCGGAGCTTCCTTGGGCCTTGCGGTTCTCATCACGGTGTTTAATACCTCGATTCGCGCGGAAATCCCTTCCGTATCGGAATTTGCGCATGCGATCTCGAACTCCATATTAGGATCCGTCTTCTTTATCCTTTCTGCCTTGCTGGTGACGTTTATCTGCTTTGCTTCCGTTCGGCAGACGACCCGCAAACGGGCTCTGCAAGCCAATAAATAAGAACAGCAAAAAGGCTGCCTATCAAGTAAGCAGCCTTTTTGGCTAAGTATTTGCTAACGACGGAAGTTAGCGGATGCACCGCCGAGGCTTTGCTCAGCGATTTCAACCAAACGGCGAGTAATCGATCCGCCGATTTTTCCGGCATTATAAGTTGTAATATCACCGTTGTAACCATCACGCGATAAGGAAATACCGAGCTCTGAAGCCACTTCGAATTTGATTTGATCCAAAGCTTGCGCTGCTTGTGGTACCACTAAAGTATTGCTGTTGCTTCTAGACATTGAAAAGCCCTCCTAATGTGTTGGTTTGTGATGTAATTTTTGGTGCTGAAATTAATTTCTCCAGCTACCAACACATTATGCAAGGTAACGAAAAACTTTTTAATAGCGTAGCCATACGTTCATTTCGCCAGGCTCGCGGTTGCCCCACAGATAGTAAGGAATCGCTTTGAAACGGACGGATTCTCTATGCTTGATTAACGGCTGATAAGACTGACCTTCTGCCCAGCCGGAATTGTCGATAACAACTCCGTTCCCTTCCACTACGACGCAGCCTCCAAGCAGGTCCGAAGCTTTACTTGCCGTCAGTTCCGGTTCTTCCGCAAGCGACAGAGATGCCAGCGGCTTGCCGTTGTCCGCTTCCTCTACGCAGTAGACAAGCGGTCCGCGTTGAATGGCGGCTTTACCGGCATCCGCACGGATTAAAGGATTCGCGGCAATCAGCTGCGTCTCGATTGGCAGCAGCCATTCCACCCGATCACCGTCCTGCCATACGCGATATACGGTTGCGTAACCTTTATCCACATGGTAACGGACCGTTTCTCCGTTTATTTTCAATAGCGCCTCTTTCGACGAGAACCAGTTCGGAATACGAAGCGCAAGCATAAACGGAACATCGCCTTTATCTTCTTGCAGCGATACCTTAAATTCAACCTGACCGTTCCACGGGAGCTCCGATTTCTGATTCAGCACGATTTTCTTGCCTTCCGTCTCGAATGCCACTTCGCTTCCGATAAAGAGATGAACGCGCACGGTTGAGCCATCCTCCGAAACATCATAAATGTACTCGTCGAGAGAACCAAGCAAACGGGCTACGTTTGGCGGGCAGCAGGAGCATCCGAACCATTTTTGCCTAACCGGCTTCACATGGAATTTATCCGGGCTCTTAGCGCTCGCTTCCGGCCATACCTCAAGCGGATTCACATAGAAGAAATGCTTGCCGTCCTTCGCCATGCTTCCGAGCACGTTATTGTACAAGGCCCGCTCCATCACGTCCGCGTACTCGCTTTTGGCCTCCAACTGAAGCATCCGCCGTGCCCAGAAGATCAGGCCGATCGACGCGCAGGTCTCCGCGTAGACAATATCGTTCGGAAGATCATGATCGAATGTAAAAGCTTCTCCGAGATGCGTCGCGCCAATCCCCCCGGTGATGTACATTTGCTTGCCGGTCGTATTCGCCCACAGCCGCTCGCATGCTTCGCGGAGCTTGACGTCACCGGTTAAGCGGGCAAGGTCCGCCATTGCCGTATACAGATATACCGCACGAACGGCGTGTCCGACGGCAACCGGCTGCTCGCGAACCGGAAGATGGCTCTGGTAAACCTCGAGATTAGGCTCCCCTTGCGCCCAAATCGTTGTCCGGCCGCGTCGTTCCCATTCCTCCAGGAAATAATTTGGCTTGCTGCCGCGTTCGTCGATAAAGTACAAGCTCAGGTTCAGATACCGTTCTTCCCCCGTAGCCTGATACAGCTTAACTAAGGCGAGTTCAACCTCCGGATGGCCGCAATAAGCCCGCATTTGCCCTGGTTCCGTACCAAACAAGCTTGCGATAAGATCGGCAAAACGGCAGGAAATGTCGAGCAGCTCACGCTTGCCGGTTGCCCGATAATAAGCAACGGCGGCTTCGAATAAATGACCCGCGCAATACAGCTCATGCGCTTCATACAGGTTGGACCATTCTTTGCCGGGCTCTTGAATAGTGAAATAAGTGTTTAAATATCCGTTCTCATGCTGAGCTTGTCCGATCAGCTCTATGGCTTCATCCGCAATCTTTTCCAGCTCCGGATCGGGCTGACGTTCAAGCGAATAGGCAACAGCCTCCAGCCATTTATAGAGATCGCTGTCTTGGAAAATCCATCCGCCGAATTCGCCCTTCTCCAAGCCCGCGGCAATCCGGAAATTACGGATCGAGTAGCTGGGCTCCGCGTCTTGAATACGGTCGTTTAAAGCCTCCCATTGATAAGGGATGACCGTTTTGCGTACAAGCTCTGTATATTCATTCCAAAAATCATCCTTGATGCTGATCTGCGTGTCCTTCATCATAATCCTCCTTCAGATGACTGCCTAATCGTTAAAAACGATAAAAATTGACTCCTTGTAAGTTCGAGTATATGCTTTATTCATTTGATTCAATAGGAACGGAATGAACTTTTTCTTATACAAAATGACACAGTAGGGATGTGAATCGTTTTTGAGCTTCGTAGAACTGCAAACCCCGCCCCTCCCTTATTACTGGGAGTCCGGCCGCTCCGAGTTTCGAACCGGAGACCGGCATCCCAATCGAAGAAACTTCGGCATATTCGACTTGATTATTGTTTCTGAAGGAGAGTTATTTATCGGGGAGAACGGTCAGGAATGGTCGCTTGGCAAAGGGGATACCTTACTTTTGCTGCCGGACGGTGAGCACTATTCGGTGAAGCCTTGCGAGCAGCATACCGTTTTTTATTGGGTACATTTCGAGCATCTTAACTGGCGGTCGCATGCCAAGGAAGGAGCTTCGGCGCAATCTTTCCTGAATCCTCACCTCATTCGAATTCCGAAGCATATTTCCCTTACTGATCCCGAGAATGCCTTAAAGCTGATGTATCAGCTGCTGAATCTGACCGTCGGGGATTCCTTTTGGGAGGAACAAGGCTTGCTGGCACAGCTTCTCTCGTTGCTCGAAAACGAAAGCTTGAACAAAACCAGCACTCCGGCTGCGCGTCTCGCGGAAAAAGCCGCCTTTTATCTACAGCAGAATTTCCAGAAAGACATTACAAGCGAGCTTCTTGCCGAAGAACTGCACTTTCACCCTAATTACATCGTCCGCTGCATGAAGAAGCGTTACGGCATGACGCCCAGCCACTACTTGCTTGAATTCCGTCTGGACCGGGCAAAGAAGCTGCTCGTTTCCTCCGAATGGTCGATTGAACGAATTGCCGAAGAGGTTGGTTTCCGGTATGCCCCTTATTTCACGGCCTGCTTCAAGCGCAGGGAAGGGATTTCTCCTCTACGCTACCGCAAATCGGTTCAGCAATAAAAAAGCTCAAACAAAAAAGCCGATAAGTTATCGGCTTTCTCTTTGCTTAAACAGGTTGATTATTCGTTCATAGTCATAAATATTAAAGGTTTTAAAGGCTAATTTATGCTTCCTGCTGCCTTCCGTGAAATGAAAGATAACATAATCCGCATCCCTCTCGAAATCTGCCGAAAGACTATTCTTGCTGATTTCCTTAATGAGCACGGCTTCAGACTCCGCCTGGAACAACGATTTTTTCATAACTTTAACTTCGGCATCCGTAAATACAAAGAATCCTCTAAACCGCACATCGTCTATCAGAATCGTCAGATCCTTAACTTTGGTGTCGGAGACTTCAGCGATCTTCTCCTCTATGCTTCTGGACGTAGTTGGCTGGAACAGCGATAGAATTCCGGACTGAACCGGTTGGTCAGCATCAAATTTAGTCACTAGCTTCTGCAGCAGGTTAACAATCTCAGATAAGCCTATAAAGATAAAGCCTGCCGTAACCCCCGACAACCACCAATATAGGGCGATAGTCATATGAAAGCCATCAGGAGCATTCCCTAAAATTAGGCCTTCAATAAACCCAATGACAAGCAGCAGTATTCCGATTCCCATCAAGCATGTAGAAATGTTGTTTCTCATTTGTATATGACTCCTTGTTAGGTAAAAATTTTCCTACTGGAATCATAGCAAAATTTAGTAGATTGGACTAGTTATTTCTTCTTGAGGCAGCCTATTTGATATTTCTTGCCTATTTAATACACCCTTTTGATTTCTTTATTAAACCAATGAATATAACCGCAACGATCACAGATTAATATATTTGCTGAGCGGTTAGCAAAATCAAGATTGAGGAAACTCATAAAAGCCGTGTTTAATTGCGCGTAACTTTTTTCGAATTTATTATAATGGCAATGCACGCAAAGGACAGTGATTCCATTAGCGCTATATTCACCCGGTCCCTTGACTTCCTTCAGATTTTTGGCAAACAACTTTATAAATCTCTTCGCCCCAGCTATAATCTTTCATCCTCTCGTGAGCTCTTCAATTCTTTTTAGCATTTAATGTTCCTACAGTTCCAACTACTAACGTAATGACTATAAGGACGATATGAAATAACGTTTCTTCGAAATCATGCACTCTATGTATTGTGTTTGAAAAACGAATCATTTCGATAATCAGAACCATAATCCATATCGCAAAAACAAGAAACCGAATCACACTTATGTCACCTCAGCTTTCTTACTGAAAGATTAACTCTTAACAGGGATTGTACCACATAATGGAATACCCCTCCCCGTTTCGAGGTAATTATTTACATCGAATCTTGTTTGCAACAATTTTGAATGTACATGCGTCAAAGCTAATGCAACTTGAACGGGGAACATATCCCGACATCCCGAGGAGGTAAATCAAATGAAATTTTATAAATCCATGAAAAAAATCGCAGTGGCTTCAGTGGTCGCTGGAACGTTAGCATTGTCTGCCACAGGCGCTGTCCCATCGCATGCTGCCGCCGCACAAAGCGCCGCTTCCGTTGATGCGCACGCAAAAGCCTTTGAAACGCTGATGAGTTTCTATAAGCCGGCCCTTAATGGCCAGTTCCCTAATTTCCACGGTTTTACGATTGGTTCAACTACGCATGAGTCGGTTATCAAAGCTATTGGTGAAGCTGAATCTCCGGCAAAGGATTCCGACGACTTTGATGTATATCATTCCGAAATGGGTCATCCTGGATATGCGATTAGCTATAAGCTAGGCAAAATCAAAGAAATGCGCTACTTCGGAACAAATGTGGAGCGGCAGACCAACCTGGGAGGCATCTCCGTTAAAATGCTGGTTCAACACTGGGGCACTCCAAATGAGTCCGTCCAGATTAAGTCGGGCAAAACCGTACAAAAGAAAATTACCTATGTTCGAGGTAAATACCAACTCGAATTCATCTTTGATGGCACGAATGGAACGAACTTGAATCATATCAACCTAGTGAACAAAACGATTAAGTAAACAGCACTCTATTTAGAAATAAAGGCAGATGGTCCGCTTAAGGCCATCTGCCTTTCTACAACTCCCTATTTGCGTTTTCCCAAGAAAAGTTGACTCACCCGTTTTGAGAAGTCTTCTATTCCAAAACTTGCCGTATCGATCCGGTTGTACCAATTCGTTATGGTTTCCAATATCCACAAAGGGATCTGTACTCCGCTAATCATAGGATAAAAATGTTTGAATGACCATACTAAGTGTTCCCACCGGTTATCGTTTCCGTCCTTGCTATATTCCGAAACATCAAGTACTTTACCTCTTCCATCCTGCAGAAGTACATTTTTAAGATGAATATCTCTTGGGTTCATTCCTTGGCTGCGAATAAACTCCCGGGCGTTTTCGACGTCCTGTATCACCTGCTCTGATACTGGAATCCCCTGTAGTAGACAATCATATAGAGTAACTCCTTGTTCCAAACTTAACACCAGATAATTGGAACCGGCACCATAACAATGGGCAAAATAGGGGGAGCCTTGTAACCGTTCATAGATGCCTGCTTCCACGTTCTTCTTCTCTAATGACTGAGCGGTATATACTTTATATGCGTAATTAGGAGTGTCAGGGTGATAAAAGACCGCGGCATCGGTTCCTATGCCGATGCAACGCAAATCTTCCGAGAAGCCGACAACGGAAACCGGCTTATTATTTTCATGTCCAACGACCTCAATGCTCTTCAGTGCTTCCTCAACTTGTTTCCAATCCTCAATCACAACTATCTTCTCCTTCTTGCTTTGGCATTACATACTTCGCAACTGCTTACAATTCGAAGGAATAAATAATAGCGGGCTTCGATCTCATTAGTTATTGATAATAGTTTTACGTTTACAGCGTGAAATCTGTTTCAACTATCCTCCATAATCAAAAAAACCGACTGTGCAAAATGCACGGCCGGCTCTCAAACATAAAAACTCAATTCATGAAGGCATCTTTGTACCAAACTCCCAAAATAAAGAAAATTCCAAACAAACACATAAGGACAAAAATGATAATCATCAAAGCTATTAAAATCCATAGACTGGTTTTCATAATCTTATATAGGTATACGCCCCTCTGCTTCTTATGGTTCCTATCAACTTCACTCCGTAATTAACTTCCCTCTAAAACGTTTTATCATGCCATTGATTACTCGGCCTTATTAATTTATAACGCCAATAATGCTGAAACCGATAAACAATAACAGCATCCCTGCGCTGAAAAACAGCGGGTGGAAGCTCCTTTCATCCGTAACCCTAAAAGCCCTCTTAATACTGCCACCGCCCAAAGTAACGATTACAGCAGTCAGCAGGACAGCGGCTAAATGGGATAAGTGAATCCGCCCTACAACGATAAAAACAACGGCGCTGCTGCATACTCCGGCTAAAAACCAATATATGTTCTGCCTGCTTGGTCTCAATTAATCAACGCTCCTTACCAGAAAATTTCTTTGACCATTAGCTAAAATATATACGCTTCCAGTGATTGGAATGTTACGTTGAACAGCACTTAGAAGAAAAAAGACAGCTGGTCATAAAGACCAGCTGTCTCATTGCGGGATTACGGATACGGCAATTATCGTCCGCTTTTCACCGGTTTCGCCTGCTCTTCCAATGAATCAGCCTGCTCCACCTTTAACACGTCCAGCATAAACATAAAGATCGGAATACCGATCAACAGTCCCCAGATGCCCATGTAATGCTCGGACAAAATAAGGATAAAGAACGTGTAAAACATCGGCAGGTTTGTTTTGTGCGAATATAGCCTTGGATTCAAGAAGTACGTTTCAAGTGCATGAATAAGCAGCACCAGAACGATAACCCAAATGACGGTTTTTATTCCGCCAAGCTGATAGCCGATAATGCCAATCGGGACAAAGGAAACGACTACTCCCGCAACCGGGATAAGACTAAGCAAAAACACCATGATGGTAAGCGCGAACAGGTACGGGAAGCCCATGATCCACAGACCGGCAATCGTAAGCGCGGTATTAAATAAGGCGATCATCAGCTGTACTTCAAGCACTTTTCCGAAGGAAGCAATAAACTTACCGCCAAAATACCGGAATTCGAGGTACAGCCAGCCAATCGAGCTGTTGCTGAATTTCTCGGTAAACTGAACGATCTTGCGCCTCTCCAGCAGGAAGAAATAGCTAAGCAAGATAACCAGCAAAATAATCTCGAGCCAGCCGCCAATCTTCTTGGCGTAAGCGAGCGCACTGTTCAAAAACGTTTTGTATTCGATTTTGTCGAGCGTATCGGCGACCACTTGGGCGATCTGATCGTTTTGTGCCGATCCTAAAAACTTTTGCACGTTGTTGACTATATCCACGATCTCGTTAATTAGCTTTGGCACGTAATTGACCAGACCGTAGACGAGGCCAAACACAAGCGCGACATACAAAACAGAGGTCACTACAACAGGCGACACCGGGATCACCCTGCGAATTTGCTTGGTTATAAAACTCTGCAGCCGCATCATCACAAACGTGACCATAAACAGAAGCAGCAACAAATTCAACATATCGCGGAGACTGTAGAGAAGAACAACGACCAGTAAGACAAACACAATTCTTTTGATAATCGGATGAGTGAAAAAGTTTTTGAGTGTTTCCAAAGATTTCCCCCGCAAAATTCGATTTATTTATTATTCGTTTATAATTAATATACCTGTTTTATTAATAAAACGCACCTTTTACGGTCTATATAAAAAATAAAGCTGCCGGCTTCGGCAGCTTTATTTAAATAAACAATTGAATTTTGCTATTATAGCAGCTTACACAAAGCACAAGCCTGCCGTATACGGCAGCGGAACCGGGAATAATTCCTGATAGGCTTGGGCTTCAGCG
This region of Paenibacillus sp. JDR-2 genomic DNA includes:
- a CDS encoding AraC family transcriptional regulator, yielding MTEQTKDSRSAGGKSISIHKKTLDQLIGMTERMTLEEGRNSTIVPFLSIVKRSRDTVRCPGVLTPSFCLILQGEKKLYLGQDIFHYSAGDYVASLLDIPAFGQVVGATEEKPYIGLRVDFTTQEIASVVVEAEILAESKEKDLTSAAFIGKSDANLLDIFYRLLKLIDKPKEARFLSELLKKEMIFNLLSGDFGHLFMQKVLFGQRADGVAKAIHWIQENYTHSFTVEELAKSCNMSTSGLHHKFKAITTMGPLQYQKQLRLQEARRLMLSGPVGATTAALTVGYESPSQFNREYRRLFGQPPLQDIKTLRKASGGVEFEDPI
- a CDS encoding MFS transporter — translated: MHQSKWIILTIIIACQLIVVLDASVMVTAIPQIGKTLHMSTTSLTWVHNSYILAFGGFLLLGARAGDLLGRRRMLSIGIGLFSLTSFFAGIAPTAEFLLISRALQGFAAALATPAALALLSATFVEAKERSRAISMYSAVSAAGGSIGLILGGFFTDFVSWRFGMFINVPIGIVLLYLVHKFIQPTNIRSGRFDIGGALTSVIGMSSLVYGLVQAADYGWGNPATWIPLAAGIILLAVFVLIESKAAEPIIPLRLFANRQRSGAYLGRFLMVGGNFSLFFFIPQYLQNALGFSSFEAGLAFLPFTVAQFGMMYIIPGLVRRFGNVKVLSAGLVIAIIGTLLLSRIVSEQTSFFPNIFILLAIMGIGAGMVFQPLTAMGLTGVQPQDSGAASGLVNVAHQSGASLGLAVLITVFNTSIRAEIPSVSEFAHAISNSILGSVFFILSALLVTFICFASVRQTTRKRALQANK
- a CDS encoding alpha/beta-type small acid-soluble spore protein, with product MSRSNSNTLVVPQAAQALDQIKFEVASELGISLSRDGYNGDITTYNAGKIGGSITRRLVEIAEQSLGGASANFRR
- a CDS encoding glycoside hydrolase family 127 protein — translated: MKDTQISIKDDFWNEYTELVRKTVIPYQWEALNDRIQDAEPSYSIRNFRIAAGLEKGEFGGWIFQDSDLYKWLEAVAYSLERQPDPELEKIADEAIELIGQAQHENGYLNTYFTIQEPGKEWSNLYEAHELYCAGHLFEAAVAYYRATGKRELLDISCRFADLIASLFGTEPGQMRAYCGHPEVELALVKLYQATGEERYLNLSLYFIDERGSKPNYFLEEWERRGRTTIWAQGEPNLEVYQSHLPVREQPVAVGHAVRAVYLYTAMADLARLTGDVKLREACERLWANTTGKQMYITGGIGATHLGEAFTFDHDLPNDIVYAETCASIGLIFWARRMLQLEAKSEYADVMERALYNNVLGSMAKDGKHFFYVNPLEVWPEASAKSPDKFHVKPVRQKWFGCSCCPPNVARLLGSLDEYIYDVSEDGSTVRVHLFIGSEVAFETEGKKIVLNQKSELPWNGQVEFKVSLQEDKGDVPFMLALRIPNWFSSKEALLKINGETVRYHVDKGYATVYRVWQDGDRVEWLLPIETQLIAANPLIRADAGKAAIQRGPLVYCVEEADNGKPLASLSLAEEPELTASKASDLLGGCVVVEGNGVVIDNSGWAEGQSYQPLIKHRESVRFKAIPYYLWGNREPGEMNVWLRY
- a CDS encoding helix-turn-helix transcriptional regulator gives rise to the protein MSFVELQTPPLPYYWESGRSEFRTGDRHPNRRNFGIFDLIIVSEGELFIGENGQEWSLGKGDTLLLLPDGEHYSVKPCEQHTVFYWVHFEHLNWRSHAKEGASAQSFLNPHLIRIPKHISLTDPENALKLMYQLLNLTVGDSFWEEQGLLAQLLSLLENESLNKTSTPAARLAEKAAFYLQQNFQKDITSELLAEELHFHPNYIVRCMKKRYGMTPSHYLLEFRLDRAKKLLVSSEWSIERIAEEVGFRYAPYFTACFKRREGISPLRYRKSVQQ
- a CDS encoding YjgB family protein, which produces MKFYKSMKKIAVASVVAGTLALSATGAVPSHAAAAQSAASVDAHAKAFETLMSFYKPALNGQFPNFHGFTIGSTTHESVIKAIGEAESPAKDSDDFDVYHSEMGHPGYAISYKLGKIKEMRYFGTNVERQTNLGGISVKMLVQHWGTPNESVQIKSGKTVQKKITYVRGKYQLEFIFDGTNGTNLNHINLVNKTIK
- a CDS encoding serine/threonine protein kinase, which codes for MIEDWKQVEEALKSIEVVGHENNKPVSVVGFSEDLRCIGIGTDAAVFYHPDTPNYAYKVYTAQSLEKKNVEAGIYERLQGSPYFAHCYGAGSNYLVLSLEQGVTLYDCLLQGIPVSEQVIQDVENAREFIRSQGMNPRDIHLKNVLLQDGRGKVLDVSEYSKDGNDNRWEHLVWSFKHFYPMISGVQIPLWILETITNWYNRIDTASFGIEDFSKRVSQLFLGKRK
- a CDS encoding AI-2E family transporter, yielding METLKNFFTHPIIKRIVFVLLVVVLLYSLRDMLNLLLLLFMVTFVMMRLQSFITKQIRRVIPVSPVVVTSVLYVALVFGLVYGLVNYVPKLINEIVDIVNNVQKFLGSAQNDQIAQVVADTLDKIEYKTFLNSALAYAKKIGGWLEIILLVILLSYFFLLERRKIVQFTEKFSNSSIGWLYLEFRYFGGKFIASFGKVLEVQLMIALFNTALTIAGLWIMGFPYLFALTIMVFLLSLIPVAGVVVSFVPIGIIGYQLGGIKTVIWVIVLVLLIHALETYFLNPRLYSHKTNLPMFYTFFILILSEHYMGIWGLLIGIPIFMFMLDVLKVEQADSLEEQAKPVKSGR